The Natranaerovirga hydrolytica genome includes the window TATAGACTGATTCAAACGAAAGAAAACGCTTTGTTATATAAAGATGAACTGCATAATATTGTTAAACATTGGATGGACCATTTGCCTTATACTTTTTTTTCTCTAGTGATGCCAAAAGAAGTTTTATTGAATAATAATGAAAACAATCATCATTCTTGGGGATTGGCTGTCAAGGAAAAAGATATAAAAAGATTAGGGTTAAAAATCAATGAATGTGCTCAATATTATCCTCAATACACATGTGTTTCCTGTATTATAAAAGAAGATGGAGAAAAAGAATTTGACAATAAGTGTCTTTGTTTTATTATGGACTATATTAAGGAGAATAATTATGAAATTATAGATGACTTAATAGGTGAAATTATAGTTGGCGTACACAATCAAGGTCAAATAACTTACTATTTAGAGATCAATATACCAATAAAAGAAAAAAATATGGTTTCTAAACTCATAAAAAATGAATTAAATTAAAACATTATTCAAAAATATTATTCAAAAAAGCTTGACTTTGGTGTAGGTCTAAGGTTTAGAATAATATTGGTGTCGATATATAGTCTATGTATACATACTAATATAAATAGAGGAGGTTATTGAATGGGGTTAAGAAAAAGTCATTTTTTAAAATTAACAGCACTCATTTTAATGATGATTTTAATCATTACAGGGTGTAATGAGGACGAATTATCAGAAAGCAGGTATTATAATTCAGGTACATATGCGTCTGAAGTAGAAGGGCATAATGGGAATATGGTCGTTGAAGTAACTTTTTCAGATGCGAAGATTATGCAAATAGAAGTCATAGAACATAGTGAAACCATAGATATTGTAGAACCTGTATTTGAGAATATGCCTAGAGCAATTATTAATAATCAAACTTTAGCCATAGATGCTATATCGGGAGCAACGGTTACAAGTGTTGCATTGTTATCTGCCATAGAAGATACTGTGGAACAAGCAGGGGGAGATGTACAAGCCTTAAGGTCTAAAGAAATAGATGATGAAGTAGGAGAAGATGAGGAAATTACAACGGACGTTGTTATTGTTGGGGCAGGTGCATCAGGAACGGCAGCGGCATTAGCTGCAGCTGAAAATGGTGTAGATGTTGTGATTTTGGAAAAAACCAATGCTATTGGTGGTGCAGGATTGTTAGGAGCAGAAGGATTGCTTGCCTATGAAAGTCAAGCTCAAAAAGAAGCTTTAGAAACGGCAACCATCGATGACGGTTTTAGATATTTGACAAATTATACCCACTTTAATGCCAATACCAAATTAACAAGGGCTATTTTAGAGCAATCTCCAGATACAATTGATTGGCTTTTAGGGTATGGTATGGAAACACTTTTAATTGAAAACACACAAGGTGCTCATCGTGATGACCCTAGAACATACCATAAATACGCAGATAAAAATGTGGGTTTTGAAAATATGTATAATCATTTAGAAGCAATGGGTGCCGTTGTTTATACCAATACACCTGGAGAAACGTTAATTGTGGATGAAGCTGGTCATATAACAGGTGTTATTGCTAGAAAAGAAGATGGAGGAGCATTAACGGTTAATGCTCAAGCTGTTATTATTGCAACAGGCGGGTTTGGTGGCAATATGGATATGTTAAAAGAATATATGTCAATCAACCCAGAAGATATGTTTAATATGGCATTTCAAGCCAGTACAGGTGATGGCATTAATATGGCCTTTGAAGCCGGTGCAGATGAGTTTGGTATACGTACTTTTGAAATGCATGCTGCTATGATTAATGCCAATTTAGAAGGTGCTAGCTTATCCAGTTTGGTTAATATTCCATTATTATGGGTTAATCAAGAAGGCGTAAGATTTACAGATGAAAGCAATGTATATGATCATGCGTATTGGGGTAATTCAGTGTATGGTGCAGGTGGTTATTACTATTTCTTATTCGATAATAATACCGTTTCAGAGTTAAAAGAAGAGGGTTCAGATTTAAAAAATTCATTTGAAAGAACTTTTTTATTAGCACATCCTGAATTGGTAACAGGTATTACCCCACCTTTAACAGATATAGAGCAAGACTTAGAAGAAGGTATTAATAAAGATGTGGTATGGAAAGCAGACACGATTGAAGAATTAGCAGAACAAATAGGAGCTGATCCTCACCGGTTAGGAGAAACAATTAATCAGTACAATCAAGCGGTACAAGAAAAAAATGATGTGGAATTTCTAAAGCCTGAAGAATTTTTAAAATATGAAGTTAGTGAAGGACCATTTTATGCTGTAAAAGCAGTATCTACTTCATTGGGAACTCTTGGTGGCGTAAGAATCAATGAAAGAACCCAAGCCCTCTCTACGGATTTAAAACCAATAAACGGTTTATATGTAGTGGGTAATGATGCAGGGGGGTTATACGGCGATACCTATCCTAGTTTGGAAGGATTGTCATTGTCTTTTGCATTTAATTCTGGAAGAATTGCAGGTTATGAATCTGCTTATAAGATTCTCAATAAATAAACGATATATGATCGTATATTGTTTATCTAAAACTTAAGTGCTTATACCAATATTAATCAGTATAAGTTTAGAATTCATTTATTAAGATAGATCTTTACTATATATAGACTTGGTTATTAATGAAAAGTTGTTTACCATCCATTTATCCCCGTAAATGAATATATAAATATATATAGTAAAATCTAATATAAAGTGAAGATAATCCTTCACATTACCCCTAAAAAAGGAGCTAATGATATAGCTCCTTTTTAATGTCCTCTATTTAATATTCTATAGCTCCAATATCAGGTGCACTACCATTGTATGGTTCTCCAATGCTAACCCCACCATTGACTAAAAAACTATCAGGTCTTGGTACGAATAAGTCAATATCTGGTAGAGAACCATCTGGCTGTCTTGGACTTTTTGCTAAGGCAGTGTTCACACTATAGAACATACTTGGTGTAACATTGCCAATTTGCCAACTGTTACCTTGCTGAACAGAATTGCTAGCAATTCTTACATCAACTGGTGACTGAGCGCTTAAGTTATTGATAAATGTATGTTGTCCATTAGCCGGGTTATTAGGAAAGTCAAAGTTACGTCCATTAATTCTTATGCCGTTATTATAACCTGTATTATGAATTAAAGTTAAGGCACCTGTATTGTTGTTGTGATCAAATCCTTTTCCATGGTTATCAAAAGCCATATTTCGACTTACAATATGGTTGCCAGGTAAGTGGTTACCCCCTAATTTAAAACCATTACCGCCTCCATCAAAGTCAGGATGATTCCAAATGTCTGGGTTACCATTACCAAACGCCCAGTTGTTTTCTAATACAATAGTACTTGTTGCCATCCAAAAGTCAAACCCATCATCAGAGTTTTCCCAAGAACGGTTACCATAAAATACATTTCCAGGACCTAGAGCTTCGTATTTTGCTGCAAAACCATCTGCCATATTCCCAACTCTGCCTCTAAGGTTAAAATTACGATAACTATCATTATTTAAAAATAAATTATAAGACCCATCTTCTAAATGAAATCCTGTCAATCGATTTTCAAAAGCCACACATCGTTCGATGGTATTATTACTACCATGTATTCTAAATCCATTACCACCGGCACCAGTTAAATGAATACCAATAATATGCCAATGATCGCCGTTTAATCGCAAACCATCTCTACCAGGTTGCTCTTCTTGTGCCCAAAAATCTAATATCGGTGTTTCCCCAGGATAATTTACAATGGTTATTGGTTTGCTTGAATTTCCACTATTATTGACAGTGATTCGCGTATCATGGTAATAAGTCCCTTCCCTCATAACAATGACATCACCTGGTTGAGAAATACCAATGGCATGGGTTAAAGTTTCAAAAGGAGAGGATTCACTACCATTGTTGTTATTGCTTCCGTTAGTAGCTACATAAAAAGTGCGATCGCCATCAGGAATTTCAGGTAATGTTGGTGTAGGCACTTCAGGTTCGCTGTCAGTTGGCCCATCAGCCATAACTTTGATGTTATTAATGTAATGATCATGAGTATCGCTATTAGGTGTATAAGAAGTAAAAGAACTCAGATTGGAAACTGGATTATAAAAATCTGCATTTATTATTTTTAAGTTGCCGTTAATATAGACATCCGCTTTGTTATTAGTAATATCAGCTACTATTTTAAAATCGTACCAAGTATTGGCATTATAGCTTTCAAGGTGTGTGTAAGTATTATTAGAATGTCTGTAAGATAAATTGCCACCACTGGTTTCTAAGAAAACCCCAATGGTGCCTTGGGTATCATAGAGTTTCATAATCTTATGAGAGCTATTAACAACAGGTTGCATAAATTGAAATTCCATTGTTATGATGTCATTCTGAGCATCAAAGTCCTTACTAAGTTTTACATTGGAAGAAGTGCTAGAGTTGTTTAAATGCACACTTTTATTATTAGAGCTCGGCACATTAGCAATCCTTACTGTTCCTCCAGATTCATCAACGGTATATCCATTGGGAATAGAGCCAGTAGATTGATTGTTAAAATTATCTTCAAGTAAAACATTAGAAGTATTAGCGACAACAATTTGTTCACCTGATAAAAAAGTTAAAGATGAAAAAATAAGTGAAAAGATTAAAAATACGTTTAAAAAAGTGCTTTTCTTAAAATTCATTTGTTTTCCCCCTACAAAAAAAGTATTTGTGTTTTTTAATCCTAATACATTGAATACGTTACATTAATAGAATACACAAATATGTTAAGGCGGAAAGAAAATAAAAAAAATCATTAAAACACCCCCTCAAAAAGATAAATTGAGTTATTAAAACCCCTTGTAGAATACAAGTAAGGTTGTTAAGCAAGATATAATCAATAAATTAGAGCATAAAGCTATGTAAATTCAATTAGATGTGTAAGGTATTAAAAATCAGTGAAAAGTTTCATATGTTATATACAAAATAATTTATACAAAAGAACATTTTAGTATTAAAACAATTAATGTAGATAAGATTAATTAGGATTAGTCAAATGAGATTATGTCATAAGGAGTAAGGACTCAGTAATTCCGCGAAAATAGTTGAAAGAAATACAAAAAACTACAATTAAAACGAAATATAAAATATTGTGTTTATGATAATATTAGCACATTATAAAAAATTTGTCACTTAAAATATTAAGATATTGAAAACATAATATGATATTATTTGATAAATAAGCTTATAATGATAGTTTTAAATAGTGAGTTTTATTAGACTAGACATTAAGTTGAAAAACAACGTTATTTTAGTAACCTACTTAACACATAGGTATTGATTGACAAAGAAAAACAAACAAAGTATAATACAATTTGACATAATGATAATGAAAATGAAATTCAACATTCAGGAGGATGAAAATGAAAAATATGATTACAAAGAAAATAAGTGT containing:
- a CDS encoding MerR family transcriptional regulator encodes the protein MNFKISEFAKISGVSPDTLRLYEKYGIVNPKKDDYSKYRYFSDKDVRSVLKSRMFRSYEFPLQEVAQLTKTKDLISIIDCFEKKREDIKEEIKRYKRLLCKTEEFINRCQNLEEDAFKCTIKTKPSIYRLIQTKENALLYKDELHNIVKHWMDHLPYTFFSLVMPKEVLLNNNENNHHSWGLAVKEKDIKRLGLKINECAQYYPQYTCVSCIIKEDGEKEFDNKCLCFIMDYIKENNYEIIDDLIGEIIVGVHNQGQITYYLEINIPIKEKNMVSKLIKNELN
- a CDS encoding FAD-dependent oxidoreductase, with the translated sequence MGLRKSHFLKLTALILMMILIITGCNEDELSESRYYNSGTYASEVEGHNGNMVVEVTFSDAKIMQIEVIEHSETIDIVEPVFENMPRAIINNQTLAIDAISGATVTSVALLSAIEDTVEQAGGDVQALRSKEIDDEVGEDEEITTDVVIVGAGASGTAAALAAAENGVDVVILEKTNAIGGAGLLGAEGLLAYESQAQKEALETATIDDGFRYLTNYTHFNANTKLTRAILEQSPDTIDWLLGYGMETLLIENTQGAHRDDPRTYHKYADKNVGFENMYNHLEAMGAVVYTNTPGETLIVDEAGHITGVIARKEDGGALTVNAQAVIIATGGFGGNMDMLKEYMSINPEDMFNMAFQASTGDGINMAFEAGADEFGIRTFEMHAAMINANLEGASLSSLVNIPLLWVNQEGVRFTDESNVYDHAYWGNSVYGAGGYYYFLFDNNTVSELKEEGSDLKNSFERTFLLAHPELVTGITPPLTDIEQDLEEGINKDVVWKADTIEELAEQIGADPHRLGETINQYNQAVQEKNDVEFLKPEEFLKYEVSEGPFYAVKAVSTSLGTLGGVRINERTQALSTDLKPINGLYVVGNDAGGLYGDTYPSLEGLSLSFAFNSGRIAGYESAYKILNK
- a CDS encoding right-handed parallel beta-helix repeat-containing protein, producing MNFKKSTFLNVFLIFSLIFSSLTFLSGEQIVVANTSNVLLEDNFNNQSTGSIPNGYTVDESGGTVRIANVPSSNNKSVHLNNSSTSSNVKLSKDFDAQNDIITMEFQFMQPVVNSSHKIMKLYDTQGTIGVFLETSGGNLSYRHSNNTYTHLESYNANTWYDFKIVADITNNKADVYINGNLKIINADFYNPVSNLSSFTSYTPNSDTHDHYINNIKVMADGPTDSEPEVPTPTLPEIPDGDRTFYVATNGSNNNNGSESSPFETLTHAIGISQPGDVIVMREGTYYHDTRITVNNSGNSSKPITIVNYPGETPILDFWAQEEQPGRDGLRLNGDHWHIIGIHLTGAGGNGFRIHGSNNTIERCVAFENRLTGFHLEDGSYNLFLNNDSYRNFNLRGRVGNMADGFAAKYEALGPGNVFYGNRSWENSDDGFDFWMATSTIVLENNWAFGNGNPDIWNHPDFDGGGNGFKLGGNHLPGNHIVSRNMAFDNHGKGFDHNNNTGALTLIHNTGYNNGIRINGRNFDFPNNPANGQHTFINNLSAQSPVDVRIASNSVQQGNSWQIGNVTPSMFYSVNTALAKSPRQPDGSLPDIDLFVPRPDSFLVNGGVSIGEPYNGSAPDIGAIEY